A stretch of Brassica napus cultivar Da-Ae chromosome C6, Da-Ae, whole genome shotgun sequence DNA encodes these proteins:
- the LOC106430290 gene encoding uncharacterized protein LOC106430290 isoform X4 has product MIFSTISLAGLGSVILEKSTMKTLTIYGKSGSPVDHMSCFGDVARRFQETDLDEATKGKQYIHSCLRFFFLNSEVFLHCLRIHSGADPCKHGITYLILVYFSEAHKSRIVSVSRSFTAKGVWNEDEDCSLLAYRLAENY; this is encoded by the exons atgattttcagCACTATTTCTCTAG CTGGACTAGGCAGCGTGATTCTTGAGAAGTCCACCATGAAAACATTGACAA TCTACGGGAAGTCTGGAAGCCCAGTTGATCATATGAGTTGCTTTGGAGATGTTGCAAGACGCTTTCAGGAAACCG ATCTAGATGAAGCCACTAAAGGGAAACAATACATCCACTCTTGCCTTAG GTTCTTTTTCCTAAATTCAGAAGTTTTCCTCCATTGTTTGAGAATACACTCGGGAGCTGACCCTTGCAA ACATGGGATTACATACTTAATTTTGGTCTACTTCTCTGAAGCTCACAAGTCCAGAATTGTATCAG TATCACGCTCATTTACTGCAAAAGGCGTTTGGAATGAAGATGAGGATTGCAGCCTACTGGCCTATCGTCTTGCAGAGAATTATTGA
- the LOC106430290 gene encoding dynamin-related protein 4C-like isoform X1, protein MIFSTISLAGLGSVILEKSTMKTLTIYGKSGSPVDHMSCFGDVARRFQETDLDEATKGKQYIHSCLRFFFLNSEVFLHCLRIHSGADPCKFFSPLVSMTNYLDRSLDDLKLYHAHLLQKAFGMKMRIAAYWPIVLQRIIDSISMHLHLSVNYLVNSRFQTEIIAEMVDFGGGGRVERMLRGDEQEKEIMKSRIGLLKDSVEVV, encoded by the exons atgattttcagCACTATTTCTCTAG CTGGACTAGGCAGCGTGATTCTTGAGAAGTCCACCATGAAAACATTGACAA TCTACGGGAAGTCTGGAAGCCCAGTTGATCATATGAGTTGCTTTGGAGATGTTGCAAGACGCTTTCAGGAAACCG ATCTAGATGAAGCCACTAAAGGGAAACAATACATCCACTCTTGCCTTAG GTTCTTTTTCCTAAATTCAGAAGTTTTCCTCCATTGTTTGAGAATACACTCGGGAGCTGACCCTTGCAA GTTTTTCTCTCCTTTGGTATCTATGACTAACTATCTGGATAGGTCTCTAGACGACTTGAAACTG TATCACGCTCATTTACTGCAAAAGGCGTTTGGAATGAAGATGAGGATTGCAGCCTACTGGCCTATCGTCTTGCAGAGAATTATTGACAGCATCTCAATGCATCTTCACCTCTCTGTGAATTATCTGGTCAACAGTCGCTTTCAGACAGAGATCATAGCTGAAATGGTGGATTTTGGAGGTGGTGGAAGAGTTGAGAGGATGCTGCGAGGTGATGAGCAAGAGAAGGAGATAATGAAGAGCCGTATCGGTCTCTTGAAGGATAGTGTTGAGGTCGTTTAG
- the LOC106430290 gene encoding dynamin-related protein 4C-like isoform X2, translated as MIFSTISLVYGKSGSPVDHMSCFGDVARRFQETDLDEATKGKQYIHSCLRFFFLNSEVFLHCLRIHSGADPCKFFSPLVSMTNYLDRSLDDLKLYHAHLLQKAFGMKMRIAAYWPIVLQRIIDSISMHLHLSVNYLVNSRFQTEIIAEMVDFGGGGRVERMLRGDEQEKEIMKSRIGLLKDSVEVV; from the exons atgattttcagCACTATTTCTCTAG TCTACGGGAAGTCTGGAAGCCCAGTTGATCATATGAGTTGCTTTGGAGATGTTGCAAGACGCTTTCAGGAAACCG ATCTAGATGAAGCCACTAAAGGGAAACAATACATCCACTCTTGCCTTAG GTTCTTTTTCCTAAATTCAGAAGTTTTCCTCCATTGTTTGAGAATACACTCGGGAGCTGACCCTTGCAA GTTTTTCTCTCCTTTGGTATCTATGACTAACTATCTGGATAGGTCTCTAGACGACTTGAAACTG TATCACGCTCATTTACTGCAAAAGGCGTTTGGAATGAAGATGAGGATTGCAGCCTACTGGCCTATCGTCTTGCAGAGAATTATTGACAGCATCTCAATGCATCTTCACCTCTCTGTGAATTATCTGGTCAACAGTCGCTTTCAGACAGAGATCATAGCTGAAATGGTGGATTTTGGAGGTGGTGGAAGAGTTGAGAGGATGCTGCGAGGTGATGAGCAAGAGAAGGAGATAATGAAGAGCCGTATCGGTCTCTTGAAGGATAGTGTTGAGGTCGTTTAG
- the LOC106430290 gene encoding dynamin-related protein 4C-like isoform X3, with the protein MSCFGDVARRFQETDLDEATKGKQYIHSCLRFFFLNSEVFLHCLRIHSGADPCKFFSPLVSMTNYLDRSLDDLKLYHAHLLQKAFGMKMRIAAYWPIVLQRIIDSISMHLHLSVNYLVNSRFQTEIIAEMVDFGGGGRVERMLRGDEQEKEIMKSRIGLLKDSVEVV; encoded by the exons ATGAGTTGCTTTGGAGATGTTGCAAGACGCTTTCAGGAAACCG ATCTAGATGAAGCCACTAAAGGGAAACAATACATCCACTCTTGCCTTAG GTTCTTTTTCCTAAATTCAGAAGTTTTCCTCCATTGTTTGAGAATACACTCGGGAGCTGACCCTTGCAA GTTTTTCTCTCCTTTGGTATCTATGACTAACTATCTGGATAGGTCTCTAGACGACTTGAAACTG TATCACGCTCATTTACTGCAAAAGGCGTTTGGAATGAAGATGAGGATTGCAGCCTACTGGCCTATCGTCTTGCAGAGAATTATTGACAGCATCTCAATGCATCTTCACCTCTCTGTGAATTATCTGGTCAACAGTCGCTTTCAGACAGAGATCATAGCTGAAATGGTGGATTTTGGAGGTGGTGGAAGAGTTGAGAGGATGCTGCGAGGTGATGAGCAAGAGAAGGAGATAATGAAGAGCCGTATCGGTCTCTTGAAGGATAGTGTTGAGGTCGTTTAG
- the LOC106350331 gene encoding uncharacterized protein LOC106350331 encodes MKQSSSFSKRSLDKRCSSINEERKITHQSSLDKRLYLDDDDEGLGDDEIESFLQSRNKRGRGSVGPRMDETVPYLPTEKVDQLQSSDTRERKRVSQRRMGSVGEVSGGGFKCGSDDLRGCGGRRGEEQNDCVMGGKKLLQQEDLLALRPSSCSACLLQ; translated from the exons ATGAAGCAGAGTAGTAGTTTCTCGAAAAGGAGTTTGGATAAGAGATGTAGCTCCATTAATGAGGAGAGAAAGATCACTCATCAATCATCATTGGACAAAAGATTGTacttggatgatgatgatgaaggttTAGGAGATGATGAGATTGAGTCTTTTCTCCAATCACG GAACAAACGTGGGAGAGGCTCTGTTGGTCCTAGGATGGATGAAACTGTCCCTTATCTTCCCACCGAGAAGGTTGATCAATTGCAAAGTTCTGATACAAGGGAAAGGAAG CGAGTGTCTCAAAGAAGAATGGGGAGTGTTGGAGAAGTCTCCGGAGGCGGCTTTAAATGTGGATCAGACGATCTTCGTGGCTGTGGCGGAAGACGTGGAGAGGAGCAAAACGACTGTGTTATGGGCGGCAAGAAACTTCTCCAGCAAGAAGATTTGCTTGCTTTACGTCCATCGTCCTGCTCGGCCTGCCTCCTGCAGTGA